The following nucleotide sequence is from Gordonia jinghuaiqii.
CACCTGGATGCTGCTGACCCCGCTGCAGTCCCGCGCCATCGTCCGTGGGATACCCGCGCTCCGCGTGGTGCTCGCGTCGTTCTCGCCGGCCTTCTTCATCGGTTTCGTCCAGGCGGCGGTCCTCTACACGGTGATCACCTTCGCCGTGGGACTCGACGCCAAGTATCCGGTGGCGACCTTCGGTTTCCTCTTGCTGGTCGTGGCCGCGTTCATCGCGATCATCCAGATGTTCAACGCGGTGTTCGGCATCGCGGTCGGCCGGGCCGTCACCCTGGCGTTCCTCATGCTCCAGCTGGTCTCCGCGGGCGGAATCTATCCGGTTCCCACCACGCCGGAACCCTTCCAGTACCTCCATCACGTGGATCCGATGACCTACACCGTCAACGGCCTTCGCCAACTGACCGTCGGAGGGATCGACAGCCGCCTGTGGACCGCCATCGCCGTGCTCGCCGGGATCGTCGTGGTCAGCATGCTCCTCTCCTCGTGGGCGGCGCGCCGGGACAGGCAGTACACGATGGACCGGCTCTATCCGCCGGTCGAGCTGTAGCGGACCGGAATCCCCCCGAGCACCGGTCAGCCGCACCGATCGCCTGCTCCGATCCCCGGCGCCGGTCACACGGGTTGGATCAGCCGACCCTGGACCACCAGCGAGGCGTTCTGCTTCAGACGCCGCACGCGGATGCTGACCGAATAGCCCGTGATCCCCTCTGCGGCGGCGACCTCGGTCCGGAGGTAGCGGTAGAAATCCTCGGTGTCGCGGCAGATCACCGCGACCATGAGGTTGTGTTCACCGCTGATCGCCGCGACGAATGCCACCTCGTCGTGTGCGGCGAGTGCGGTTCCGACGCGGTCGAGCGCCGTCGGCGCGACGGTCAGCCACAGCGTCGCACTCAGCCGGAACCCGAGCCGTTCGGGCAGGATCTCGACGTCATAGCGCAGTGCGCCACCGCGTTCGAGTGTGCGGAGGCGCCGCCGTACGCGCCCGACGGTCCAGCCGCAGATACGGGCCAGTTCGCGGTGCGGGAGACGCCCGTCCTGCGTCAGGGCGTCGATCAGCGGGGCATCGTCGTCGGTCAGGCGCGCGATGCCCGACGGTTGCTGGTCGCGAGCGGTGCCGTCGGAATCCGCGTCCTCCTCGACAGCATCCTCGAGGGCGGCATCCTCGACCGGGGCATGCGAGGCGAGGAGAGCCAGGGATTCCGCCGTCAGGCCCCCTCCGAAGCCGGTCCATCGCGATGCAGGCATCCCTACGTCGAAGGCGTGCAGCACGAGGTCGACGCGGACGTCGATCACCGCGGCCCGGGTCGACAGCGCGTTCAGCAGAACGTCGTGCCCCAGGGCCCCCATCGGTGCGCGGATGACGCAGACGATCTCGGCGCCGCCGGACACCACATAGGCGAAGCCGACCTCGCGCCGACGGGCCAGCGACGCGGCGAGCGGCTCCAACCGATCGGGGCGACAGCGCACGCGCGCCACCCATTCGGACTGGCCGCGGACCGCCGGGCGGATGATCCCGACGACCCGCATCACCCCGGATCGTCGTAACGCCTGGTACCGGCGCGCAGCCGTCTGCTCGGAGATCCCGGCGACCTCGCCCAGCTGCCGAAACGACGCCCGCGGGGAAACCTGCAGAGCACGGAGGATCGTGCCGTCTGTGTCGTCCATGATGGAGGAATCCTATGCGGCTGCAGTCTCCGACATTGATATGTTCCGGTTCTCCGAACCCGACTGCACTTTTCTGTCGCACCGACCGGACAATGATTCCCTGCGCCTCCGCCGTGGTCCGACCGGACCCGGCGACGCGTGGAAGTACAGCGAGTTCATCGAAAGCGAGAGCGTGTGACCACGTCCACCACCCTGCAGGCTCCGCCGGAGCGCCGGACAGCGACCATCGTGATGGCCTGCCTGGGCGTCTTCGTCGCCTATCTGCCCATCACCAGCGTCGCGGTGAGCCTGCCCGCGATCGGCGAGGCTTTCGGCGCGTCGACCGCCCAGTTGTCCTGGGTCCAGGACGCGTTCGTGCTGCCCATGGCGGCCTTCATCCTGACCGCCGGGGTCTTCGGTGACGTCCACGGGCGTCGCAAGGTCTATCTGGTCGGCCTGAGCCTGACCGCGATCGGCGGCCTGGTCGCCCTGTGCGCGCAGTCGATCGTGCAGGTCTGGATCGGTCAGGCGATCGCGGGCACGGGCGCGGCGGCACTCCTGCCGACGACCCTGGCGATGATCAGCCATGCCGTGCCCGACTTCCGTGAGCGCGGCAAGTTCATCGGCATCTGGGCGTCGTCGCTGATGCTGTCGCTGACTCTCGGTTCACTCGTCGCGGGTCCGGTCGCCGAGTCCGCGGGCTGGCGGTGGATCTACCTGATGCCGATCCCGGTGGCGCTGGTCGCGCTCGCCGTGTCGATCGCGACCCTGCCCGACTCGCGCGCACCCCACGCCCGGCGGCTCGACTGGCCCGGCCAGATCTCCGCCGCGGTCGCGGTCACCGCGCTGGTCTTCGGCGTCATCGAGGCCGGTGTCGAGGGGCTGGGCGATCCGAAGGTCGTCGTGGCCTTCGTGGTGGCGGTGATCGCAGCGGTGACCTTCGTCGTCGTCGAACGACGCTCCGACAGTCCCATGCTCGACCTCGACCTGTTTCGCAGCCGGGCGTTCACCGTCACGACCCTGATCGCGATGATCTCGTTCCTGGCCCTGATCGGTTTCATCTTCGTCCTGAGCATGTACTTCGGGATGGTCCAGCAGCTGACCACCGTCGAGGCCGGCTGGCGACTCTCCGTGATGAACGGCGCGTCGATGGCCGTGGGTGCGCTCGCGGGCAAGATGATGCACCAGATCCAGGCGCGCTTCATGATCGGCGGCGGCCTCGCGATGGTGGCGGTGGCGCAGTTCGCGCTGCTCGACCTCGACGCCGAGACCTCGTTCGCCTCGATCTCGTGGCGACTGATCATCCTCGGCCTCGGCATGGGACTCGTGATGGCGCCCATGACCGCGACCGCGGTGTCCTCGGTGCCCTATCACCTCGCGGGCATGGCCGCGGCGGGCAACAACACGTTCCGTCAGGTCGGTGGCGCCCTCGGCCCCGCAGTCCTCGGCGCCCTGCTGACCGCGGGTGCGGTCAACGCACTCCCGGACGAGCTCGCCGACGCGGGGATCGACGGCGCGATGCGGGATCGGGTTGTCAGTGCTGTCGACGGTGAGGGTCTGGCCGCGGTGTCCGGCCTCGATCTCGGCGCCGACACACCCACCGTGATGGGTGCCGTCGGGAACGCCTTCCTCCAGGGCATGCATCTGTGCCTGATCTTCTCGGGCGTCCTCACCGCGGCCGCCGCGGTGCTGTGCCTGGTGATGCTGCGCCCGCAGCAATCTCCGCAGGAGACCCCGCCCGCGACGCCGTGAGGGGCGTGTCCCGCTCCCCCGGTGTCGGGTCGCTCAGGCGAACGCCGCCGCCACGTCCGCGGCGCGGCGGAGCTGATCGAGGTCGGAGCCGGTCGGGATGAGCTGCACCTCGTCGGTGCCGATGTCGGCGAAGCGGCGCAGGACCTCGGCGAGGTCGGCCTCGGTACCCGCCCAGCCGGTGGTGGGCGCGATGGCGTCGACGAACTCCGACGGAATCCAGTTCATGTAGTGGTGCAGGTGCCGGGTCACCTGGGCGCGCGGACCGTCCCCGTTCCCGATCGCGAACCAGAACGACGTCGCGAGATGGGGTGCGGCCCGGCCGGCCTCCGCCCACGCCGAACGCGCGACGTCGAACAGCTCGTTCTGCTTGCGTGTATCGAGGTCAAGGGTCACGCCCGCGATGCCGTCGGCCCACCCGACGGCGCTGCGGATGGTCTTGGGTCCAGTGGTGCCGACGTGCAGTTCCGGACCGCCCTTGCGGTGCGGTGCCGGACCGACCGGCAGCACCGAGTCGGTCAGCTTCTCCCCCGACCACACCCGCTTCATCGTGGCGGCACGGTCGGCCAGCTGGCGCATCGTCTGCGTCGACGGGTCCGCGCCGACCGCCCGGTAGTCCTCGTGTCGCCCGCCGACCCCGAGCGCCACGGTGAGGCGCCCTCCCGACAGCATGTCGCCGGTCGCCAGCGACTTGGCGAGGAGAACCGGGTCGTGCAGTTGCGGGACGACGACCGTCATCACCAGCGGCACCCGCCGCGTCCACGCCGCCAGCGCGCCGAGGAAGGTCAGGCATTCCGGGTTGTCGAAGGCGATGCGTTCACCCCAGCACAGGGAGCTGAACGGACCGTCGTCGATGGTGGTGGCCCATGAGTGGAGCGTCTCCGCATCGAGATCCGGCTCCATCACGGGCATCGTCATTCCGATGCGCACGAGCGCCATTCTGGCACGGACGAACCACGCCCGAAGGATCTTCGCAGATGTCGCGGATCGTGGCGCGGAACGCTACGATCCGCGACATCTACGGTGGCGCAACGGATTCTGCCGAACGCCGCTCACGCCCTCCCGACACCGGACGCGCGCACCGGCGAATTCTTCAACTCCCGCAACGCGGTTCGGAGTCCGCGCCGCTTACCGGTGGCCGGGTCGACGCCGAAGTGGTCGCTCATCCCCTCCCGGATCGCGAACCGCAGCTCCGACGCCGTCTCCGGTGCGTCGTCGGCAGTCGCCTTCAGCAGTGAGTTCGGCAGCGCCAGTTTGGCGATCGTGCGGAACGACTGGAAGTACTGCCCGAGCAGCGAACCCGTCGTGTAGGGCAGGTCGTACTTGTCGCACAGCTCGCGCACCCGCACCCCGATCTCCTCGTATCGGCTGCTGGGCAGATCGGGAAACAGGTGGTGCTCGATCTGGTGACTGAGGTTGCCGCTCATGAACCGCATCAGCGGTCCCGCCCGGAAGTTGGCCGACCCCAGCATCTGTCGCAGGTACCAGCGCGGCTGGTCTTCGTTCTCGAACTCCTCGACGGTGAACTTCTCCGCACCGTCGGGGAAGTGCCCGCAGAAGATGACCATGTACGCCCAGTAGTTCCGGACGATGTTCGCGGTGAAGTTCGCGGTGATCGTCGTCTTCCAGTTCGGCCCGGCCAGCGCCGGGAAGATCAGATAGTCCTTGGTGGCCTGCTTGCTCACCTTGGTGCCGATCACACGCAGATCCTTCGCGGCCTGCCGGTAGGTCTTCTCCTTGTTGCGCAGTTTCTCGGTCTCGAGGTGGTGCAGGGCCACCCCGATCTCGAAGAACGTGCCGAGCATGAAGTTGTAGATCGGGTTCCCGATGTTCCACCACTCCCACGGCTGATCGCGTGTGACACGCAGGATTCCGTAGCCCACGTCGTCGTCCATCCCGACGACGTTCGTGTACTTGTGGTGGACGAAATTGTGGGAGTGCTTCCACTGCACGCTGGGGCAGGTGGTGTCCCACTCCCACGACGACGAGTGGACCTCCGGGTCGTTCATCCAGTCCCACTGCCCGTGCATCACGTTGTGCCCGAGTTCCATGTTCTCGATGATCTTGGCCAGCGACAGCATCGCGGTGCCGGCCGCCCAGGCGACCTTCTTGTCGCTGAACATCAGTGCGAGTCGGCCTCCGGCGGCGAGACTCCGCTGAATGGTGATGGCGCGCCGGATGTACCGGGCGTCGGCCGCTCCGCGGGACTCCTCGATGTCGCGGCGGATGGCGTCGAGTTCGGCACCGAGGGTGTCGATGTCGCTCTCGGTGAGGTGGGCGTACTGATCGATGTCGGTGATGGCCATGAAGCCTCCTACAGATCCAGGGTGCATTCACCAGACACGGCGCTGATGCATGTCTGGATTCGTTCTCCTTCGCGTCGCTCCTCGCCGGTGCGGAGGTCACGCACATATCCGCCGGCGAGCGGGACGACACATGTCTGACAGATACCCATCCGGCAACCGAACGGCATCTGGATACCAAGGTTCTCCCCAGCTTCGAGAAGCGTTGTGGCGCCGTCGACCTCGGCCTCCTTGTCGGAGATGAGGAACTTCACGGTGCCACCTTCCCCGCCGTGGTCGGTGCGGGCGATGGCGAATCTCTCCACGTGCAACCGGTCGCGCAGACCACCGTCTGTGTAGTGCGACTCCATCGCGTCGAGCAATGCCACCGGACCGCAGGCCCAGCATTCGCGCTCCCGCCAGTCCGGCACCCACTCGTCGAGCCGCGACACGTCGAACTTGCCCATCTCCCTTGTCAACTGGAGGTTGAGATCGTAACCGTCGGCCTTGTCGGCGAGCTCCTCCATCTCGTCGAGGAAGATCACGTCGTCGCGAGTGGGTGCGGAGTGGATGTGCACGATGTCCGGGGTCTGTCCGTGCGACTTCAGCTGCCGCAGCATCGCCATGACGGGCGTGATGCCGCTGCCCGCGGTCACGAAGAGGATTTTCTCCGGGACCGGCTCGGGCAGATGGAAATCCCCCTTCGGCGACTGCAGGCGGATGATGGTCCCGGGGCTGACCCCGTCGACCAGGTGCGACGACAGGAAGCCGTCCGGGTTGGCCTTCACCGTGATCGCGATGGTCTTGTTCTCGTTGGCCCCGAAAGAGGTCAGCGAGTACGACCGCCAATGCCACTTGCCGCCGATCTGCAGGCCGATGCCCACATACTGCCCGGGTTTGTAGGAGTCCGGGAATCCCCAACCGGTCCGGATGGTGACGGTCGCGGTGTCGTCGGTCTCCGTGGAGACGTCGAGCACTTTGCCGCGGAGCTCACGAGCGCTCCACAACGGGTTGATCAGGTGCAGATAATCGTCCGGGAGCAGCGGGGTGGTGGCCCGCGCCACGAGCCCCCGGAGGATGTTGACCTCCGGTCTGCGGGCCTCGACATCCGCAGCGGGCCGCTTACTCCATCTGAGCAGGTTCACACGCACTCCTCCCCTCGGCTGGAGTTCCCATCGGGCGGTGTTACCGGCGGGTACAGCGTTCGGAGCACGACTGTACACAAAGATCGGTGACAGCGGTCACAACGGATCATACATGCAGGTCAGACGGGTTCACCAGACGAATGCGCCGGTCGTCCAGATTCCGGTGGCGACCAGCGCGAAGAGGAGTTCGACACCGATCGTCTTGGCCGCGGCCTTGAGGGCGGCGAGCGCGCCGCGCCACGCCTGCTCCGGGCTGCGGGTCCGAACCAGCTCCGACGCCAGGGCGCCCACGATGAACCCGAGCAGCAATCCGACGACGGGGACGACGAAGAACCCGATGATGCCGACGAGCCCGCCGACCATGACGGTGCGGTTGGGGATCGCATCCGCACGCAGCGACCGGCCTGCCACCAGGTACTTGATGACCTCGCCGACGGCGATCACCACCATCGCCAGCACGAACACCGACCAGGCCCAGCCCCCGACGATCAGCGCCCAGACGAACAGCGCTCCGACGATGAGCAATGTCCCCGGCAGGATCGGCACGACGATGCCCACCAACCCGACGAATACAACGGCTGCGACCAGCAGCTCACCCCACAGCGGCACCGGCGCGTGGTCCCGCTACTCGCCCGGAGCCGGCGTCGGCCCGGGGCGGGCATCGGCGGCGGCGTCGCCGGTCTTGACGATCGAGGTCATCACCGGGGCCTGCCCGTTGGGCGCGGGCCGCGGAGGCGCGCCGCCCGGCCGGGGCGGCGGACCCGAGGGCGCCATGGGACGAGGGCCGCCGGGTCCGAGGGGACCGCCGGCGGGACGAGCCGCCGGACGCGGGCCCGGAGGCGGGCCGGGACGGCCGGGCGGCGGGCCCGGCGGCACCTTCGCGGCTCCCGGCGGTGGACCCGAGGGTCCGGGAGGCGGCCCGGCGTGGCCGGGAGGGGGACCCGGGCGGCGGGGCGGCGCCGGCGGGGTCGGGGGCAGCGTGGTGGCCTTGCGGACCGCGGCCCGGCCGGGCACCGGTGTGACCAACGACGCTGCGCGCACGGCACGTTCGCGGGCGGCGGGGACATCGTCGGCGGTCGCGGTGACCACCCCCATCCGTCGCCGGTGGAAACTCTCGGGCTTGCCGAACAGCCGGATGTCGGTCTCGGGCACGGCTAGTGCCGCTGCCACGTTCTCGAATCCGATCGCCTTCTGGTCGAGCTGACCGTAGATGACCGCCGAGGCGCCGGGTGACGCGAGCGTCACGTCGACGGGGAGACCGAGGATCGCCCTGGCGTGCATCTCGAACTCCGACAACCGCTGCGTCGCCATCGTGACGAGACCGGTGTCGTGTGGGCGGGGACTCACCTCGGAGAAGTAGACGTCGTCGCCCTTGACGAACAGTTCGACGCCGAAAACGCCGCGGCCCGCGAGCTTTCCGTCGCCCAGCGCGGTGGCGATGCGCGCCGCGATCGACGTGGCCGACGCGTGCGCGTCGGGGCTCATCTCATGCGGTTGCCAGCTCTCCACGTAGTCGCCGTTGATCTGACGGTGCCCGATGGGGGCGCAGAAATGCGAGGCGAGCACCCCGGTCCGCGGGTCGATCGCACGGACGGTCAGAAGCGTTATCTCATAGTCGAATTCGACGAACCCCTCGACGATGACGCGACTGCCCTGCACGCGCCCGCCGGTGTTCGCGGTCTGCCAGGCCCTGGCGAGGTCTTCGGGCCCGCGCAGCACGGTCTGTCCCTTGCCCGACGACGACATCACCGGCTTCACGACGCACGGATATCCGATCTGCCGCGCGGCGACGGCCAGCTCCTCGGCGGTGTCGGCGAACAGGTACGGCGACGTCGGCAACCCGAGTTCTTCGTCGGCGAGGCGTCGAATCCCCTCGCGGTTCATCGTCGCCACCACCGCGCTCGCGGTCGGGATGACCTCGGCGATACCATGTTCGGCGACATCGACGAGGGCCTCGGTGGCGATGGCCTCGATCTCGGGCACCACATACGCCGGCCGGTGCTTGTCGATGACGGCGTGCAGTGCGTCGGCGTCGGTCATGTCGATGACCTCGGCGTGATGGGCGACCTGCTGTCCGGGAGCATCGGCGTACCGGTCGACGGCCACGACCTCGACCCCGAGCCGCTGGAACGCGATCACGACCTCTTTGCCGAGCTCACCCGCGCCGAGCACCATCACCTTGGTCGCCGTCGGGCTCAGGGGCGTGCCGATAACGTCCGGCGGACCGATCGTCGGCGCCGGCTGGTCTGCGCTGATCGCGCTCTCGCTGTTCGACGTCATCCTCAAATCCTACTTGTCGTCAGTACAGGTCCGGCGCCCTCGTCCGAGGAGTGTTCTCCGCCATGGGCCGTGCTGCGGGCGCGGGGGTTCACCCCGTCACCTCGTGCACGTAACACCAGCGCCACGCCTCACCCGGTTCGGCCGAGCGCATCACCGGATGACCCGTCTCGTGGAAGTGCGCGGTCGCGTGCCGCCGCGGACTCGAATCGCAACAGCCGACCCGTCCGCAGGTCAGACACTTCCGCAGATGCGCCCAGTGGGTCTCGCCGATCGCCACGCATTCCTCGCAGCACCGTTCCTGACCCGAGGGTGGCGCCGGATCGAGCGCGGGGTCCGACCCGATCTCACCGAGTTCGGCGCAGCGGCCACCGGCCGAATCGGCACCGGAGTGATCGGGGCTCGGCGGGGACGACCGACGGAAGATCTTCATGCACGTCATTATCTACCGCCCGCCGCAGGATTAAAGTCGCTCGAATGGGCGCATCGCTACTGCTCGTCGCGGTCATCGCGGTGCTGATAGCCGCCCTGTGCCGTCGCTACGGCCTGTCGGCGCCGCTGGTGCTGGTCACCGTCGGCCTCGGCATCGGCTGGATTCCCGACCTGCCCGCACCCACCCTGAACCCCGAACTCGTGCTGTTCCTCATCCTGCCGCCGCTGCTCTACTCGGCCGCACAGGAGAGTTCGTATCAGGCGATCCGCGCGAACTTCCGGGCGATCGGGTTGCTGGCGGTCGGGTTGCCGTTGGTGACCACGGTCGTCGTCGGAGTCGTCGCACATCTCACCGTCCCCGGCCTCCCGCTCGCGGCCGCGTTGGTCCTCGGTGCCGTGGTCGCGCCGCCGGATGCGGTCTCTGCGCAGGCGATCGGTCGGCGGCTGGGGCTGCCGCGCCGGGTCATGACGCTGCTCGGCGGGGAGAGCCTGCTCAACGACGCGACCGCACTCACCGCGTTCCGCATCGCACTGGCGGCGGCGGTCGGTGTCACCACCTCGGTCGGAGAGGGAGTGCTGACCTTCGCGATCGCCGCGCTGGGCGGACTGGTCGTGGGGCTGGCGATCGGCATGGTGGTGTCCTGGGTGCGGATCTGGCTGACCGACCCGCCCATGGAGACCGCCATCGGCATCATGGTCCCGTTCGGCACGTACTACGTCGCCGAGGAGTTGCACGCGTCGGGCGTGATCGCCGTCGTCGTCGCCGGACTTTTCCTCGGGCAGCGTTCGGTACGCCTGGGTTACGCGACCCGCCTGCAGGACGACGCGGTGCGCAAGTCGATCGACGCGCTTCTCGAGGCATTCGTCTTCCTGCTCATCGGCCTGCAGATGCCGGTGCTCATCCGCGGGGTCGCCGGCGAGTCGTGGACGCAGGTCGCCGTCGACGCCGCCGCGGTCCTGACAGCCACCATCGTGGTGCGTTTCCTCTGGATATATCCGGCGACGTATCTGCCGCGGTTGTTGTCGCGACGGATACGCGAGCGTGAACCCACGCCCAAACCGTCGTGGGTGTTCGTGGTCTCGTGGGCAGGCATGCGCGGCGTGGTGTCCCTCGCCGCCGCCTTCGCGATCCCACTGGAGACCGACGCCTCCGAACCGTTCCCCGCACGCGCCGAGATCCTGTTGCTGACCTTCATCGTCGTGGTCGGCACGCTGCTGATCCAGGGCACCACCCTGCCCATGGTGATCCGGTTACTCGGTGTCGCCGGCGACGAACAGGCTCAGGACCGGCTCGCCTACGCCGCCGCGCAGGACCGGGCATCGCGCGAGTCCGAGCGCAGGATCGACGAACTCGCCGCCGGGCTCGCCGACGACGATCCGCGGCGTCTGCAGCTCGGCATGCTGCGCAAGTGGGTCACCACCCAGCGAAATGTGGCCTGGGAAGAACTCGGCCGCGGCCCCGACACGATCGGGGAGAGTCCCACCTCCGCGGGTGCGCGGATCCGCAACGAGATCCTGCAGATCCAGCGCGCGGTGTTCATCTCCGAGCGCGACGCCGGCCGCATCGACGACGAGGTCCTGCGACTTGCGCTGCGTCGCCTCGACTTCGCCGAAGGCCAGGGCGACCGCGAGATGTGAGGCGAGCCGCCTCCGCTCCCTCCAGGTGCCGGCAGCGCCACCTCAGTCCTCGGCGGCGCCGACCTCCCCCGCCCCGATCTCCCCAGCCCCGATCTCCCCCGCCCCGATCTCGGCACTCTCCTCGTCGACGACCGCGGCATACACGGTCGTCTCCGCGGTCCGGCCGCGCAGCGAGGTGGTCTCCTGCCGCTCCCAGCGGGCGGCCTCGACGTCGTCGGCGGCGGCGATGGCGCGCTCTGATGCCAACGGGCGCCGCGGATCACGCTTCGCCAGTTCCGACAGACGGGCGCTCTCGTTGACCGGGTCGCCGATGACGGTGTACTCGAATCGCTCGATGGCACCGACGTTCCCGGCGACCGCCAACCCATGACTGACCCCGATGCCCGCCGAGAGTTCGGGGACGTCGGCGGCGAGGTCGTCGGCGATCCTGCGGGCCGCGGCGAGGGCGCTGCCCGCCGCGTCGTCGAGGTCGATCGGCGCGCCGAAGATCGCGAGCACGGCGTCGCCCTCGAACTTGTTGACCAGGCCGTCGTTCTGCTCGACGGCGCGGACGATCACCGCGAAGAACTTGTTGAGGATCTCCACGACCTCGGTCGGGCGCCGCGTCGCGGCCAGCCTCGTCGAACCGATGACGTCGACGAACAGGGCTGCCACCAGGCGTTCGGAACCGCCCAGTCCGGCATTGGACGCCAGCGCCGCCTCGGCGACCTCGCGGCCGACGTGACGGCCGAACAGGTCACGCAGCCGTTCCCGCTCGTGCAGACCGGCGACCATCGCGTTGAATCCCACCTGGAGGTCACCGAGCTCGGTGCCGTCGTAGACCACGACGCGCGCGTTCTCGAGATCCCCGGCACTGATCCGGTTCATCCCGGCGCGCACGCTGCGGATCGGTCCGGTGATGCTCATGCTCGACAGCAGGGTCAGCAGCAGACCGGTGAACAGGGCGGTGATGGCCAGCACCGTCACACCGATGAACATGTCGAGTTTCGTCGTCTCGTCCCGCGCGAGACCGAAGGCCACCACCAGCAGGATGCCGATGACCGGGATCGCCGAGCCGACCATCCACGAGACCACCGATCGCGCCCGCACACCGGTGCGCTTGCGTCGGCGATGGCCCGCCGAGATGAGTTCGGCCGCAATCGGTCGCAGGGTGAAGTCGATGAACAGATACGAGATCGCCACCACCACAACGCCACTCAGCCCGGCGACGAAGAGCGTCTTGGGGATCAGCTGCGGGTCGACGATCCCGTACAGGATGGTGAGCAGGACCGTGGCGACGCCCCACAGCAGGCCCTGGACCAGTGAGAGCCGCCAGGGCAGGCGCATCGTGCGGCGCGCGTCGCGTTTGGTGGGCAGCTCGTCACGGATGGCCCAGCGCAGGTCGCGGACCCCCACGGCGGTCCCCCAGCCGATCCCGACGACGAACGCGGCGGTGATGTACACCGGCACCACGATGAAGTTGACCCACCACAGTTCAGAGGTGAACACGCTGGGCTGCGGAATCCCGACCGCGGTCAGCGCCACGGCCACGAGGGCCCCGAACAGGTTGGCCGCCACGATCGACGCGGTCAGCAGGGTCTGGATACGAACCCGCTGCTTGATGCCGCTCTCGTCGGCCGACCCGAGGAGGATCGACCCGTAGTCGCGGCTGTCCCGCGTGGCACGCATGGCCATAGCTAATCACGCCGGATCGCGGGATTCGGGACGAGAGGGCCCAACCCCGACGCCGGAGGAGCCCGATCGCCCTAACCTGTGAGCACACCCGTGCCCGACGAAAGCTCTGTCATGACGACCTCAGATATCCCGACCCGGCCCGCGCCGGTCGACATGTCCCGCAACCCCTTCCTGAGCGGTGTGTTCGCGCCGCAGCGCGAGGAGGTCGACCGCATCGATCTGCCGGTCACCGGCGAGATCCCGCCGGACCTGCACGGCAGCTACCTGCGCAACGGCCCCAATCTGCGCTTCGACCCGATCGGCTCCTACGTCTACCCCATCGACGGCGATGCGATGGTCCATCGCATCGGTTTCGCCGACGGCCGCGCCTCCTATCGCAACCGCTTCGTCCGCACGCCGATGGTGCTCGCCGAAGAGGCTGCCGGACATGCCGTCTGGTCGGGCATCACCGACGGCTACACACCGTCGGCGGCCGAGGTCGGCGACGCCCTGGCGGGCACCGTGCGCGAACTGCCCGACATCAACATCGTGCGCCACGGCGGCCGGTTGATGGCGATGGCCGAGTCCGACCGGCCGTACCAGCTCGCGCCGGCCGACCTGGCCACCATCGCCAAGATCGACTGCGACGGCGCGATGTTCGTCGGG
It contains:
- a CDS encoding Lrp/AsnC family transcriptional regulator → MDDTDGTILRALQVSPRASFRQLGEVAGISEQTAARRYQALRRSGVMRVVGIIRPAVRGQSEWVARVRCRPDRLEPLAASLARRREVGFAYVVSGGAEIVCVIRAPMGALGHDVLLNALSTRAAVIDVRVDLVLHAFDVGMPASRWTGFGGGLTAESLALLASHAPVEDAALEDAVEEDADSDGTARDQQPSGIARLTDDDAPLIDALTQDGRLPHRELARICGWTVGRVRRRLRTLERGGALRYDVEILPERLGFRLSATLWLTVAPTALDRVGTALAAHDEVAFVAAISGEHNLMVAVICRDTEDFYRYLRTEVAAAEGITGYSVSIRVRRLKQNASLVVQGRLIQPV
- a CDS encoding MFS transporter, with the translated sequence MACLGVFVAYLPITSVAVSLPAIGEAFGASTAQLSWVQDAFVLPMAAFILTAGVFGDVHGRRKVYLVGLSLTAIGGLVALCAQSIVQVWIGQAIAGTGAAALLPTTLAMISHAVPDFRERGKFIGIWASSLMLSLTLGSLVAGPVAESAGWRWIYLMPIPVALVALAVSIATLPDSRAPHARRLDWPGQISAAVAVTALVFGVIEAGVEGLGDPKVVVAFVVAVIAAVTFVVVERRSDSPMLDLDLFRSRAFTVTTLIAMISFLALIGFIFVLSMYFGMVQQLTTVEAGWRLSVMNGASMAVGALAGKMMHQIQARFMIGGGLAMVAVAQFALLDLDAETSFASISWRLIILGLGMGLVMAPMTATAVSSVPYHLAGMAAAGNNTFRQVGGALGPAVLGALLTAGAVNALPDELADAGIDGAMRDRVVSAVDGEGLAAVSGLDLGADTPTVMGAVGNAFLQGMHLCLIFSGVLTAAAAVLCLVMLRPQQSPQETPPATP
- a CDS encoding LLM class flavin-dependent oxidoreductase encodes the protein MALVRIGMTMPVMEPDLDAETLHSWATTIDDGPFSSLCWGERIAFDNPECLTFLGALAAWTRRVPLVMTVVVPQLHDPVLLAKSLATGDMLSGGRLTVALGVGGRHEDYRAVGADPSTQTMRQLADRAATMKRVWSGEKLTDSVLPVGPAPHRKGGPELHVGTTGPKTIRSAVGWADGIAGVTLDLDTRKQNELFDVARSAWAEAGRAAPHLATSFWFAIGNGDGPRAQVTRHLHHYMNWIPSEFVDAIAPTTGWAGTEADLAEVLRRFADIGTDEVQLIPTGSDLDQLRRAADVAAAFA
- a CDS encoding fatty acid desaturase family protein, whose product is MAITDIDQYAHLTESDIDTLGAELDAIRRDIEESRGAADARYIRRAITIQRSLAAGGRLALMFSDKKVAWAAGTAMLSLAKIIENMELGHNVMHGQWDWMNDPEVHSSSWEWDTTCPSVQWKHSHNFVHHKYTNVVGMDDDVGYGILRVTRDQPWEWWNIGNPIYNFMLGTFFEIGVALHHLETEKLRNKEKTYRQAAKDLRVIGTKVSKQATKDYLIFPALAGPNWKTTITANFTANIVRNYWAYMVIFCGHFPDGAEKFTVEEFENEDQPRWYLRQMLGSANFRAGPLMRFMSGNLSHQIEHHLFPDLPSSRYEEIGVRVRELCDKYDLPYTTGSLLGQYFQSFRTIAKLALPNSLLKATADDAPETASELRFAIREGMSDHFGVDPATGKRRGLRTALRELKNSPVRASGVGRA
- a CDS encoding ferredoxin reductase, translated to MNLLRWSKRPAADVEARRPEVNILRGLVARATTPLLPDDYLHLINPLWSARELRGKVLDVSTETDDTATVTIRTGWGFPDSYKPGQYVGIGLQIGGKWHWRSYSLTSFGANENKTIAITVKANPDGFLSSHLVDGVSPGTIIRLQSPKGDFHLPEPVPEKILFVTAGSGITPVMAMLRQLKSHGQTPDIVHIHSAPTRDDVIFLDEMEELADKADGYDLNLQLTREMGKFDVSRLDEWVPDWRERECWACGPVALLDAMESHYTDGGLRDRLHVERFAIARTDHGGEGGTVKFLISDKEAEVDGATTLLEAGENLGIQMPFGCRMGICQTCVVPLAGGYVRDLRTGEERREGERIQTCISAVSGECTLDL
- a CDS encoding DUF456 domain-containing protein codes for the protein MPLWGELLVAAVVFVGLVGIVVPILPGTLLIVGALFVWALIVGGWAWSVFVLAMVVIAVGEVIKYLVAGRSLRADAIPNRTVMVGGLVGIIGFFVVPVVGLLLGFIVGALASELVRTRSPEQAWRGALAALKAAAKTIGVELLFALVATGIWTTGAFVW